Proteins from a single region of Burkholderiales bacterium:
- a CDS encoding efflux RND transporter periplasmic adaptor subunit: protein MNKPAAVAVIVILVVAAAGSGYWMGQRKIASLPGASGQQAGGKAGQGGDPVKGPVNGAAAQGGEAVTVEAAKVTLTALPQAIIAVGSLRSDESVTVRPEAAGRISEIGFKEGQRIAKGDMLLRLDPAVNDAEVLQARANLTLAKTKFDRAVDLAKSNFISGQARDEAENNLKVAQAALALSEAKRAKMEIRAPFSGIVGLRSVSVGDYVKEGADIVNLESIDPLKVDFRVPEVFLKQVRTGQPLEITLDALPGRSYAGRILAINPLVDAAGRSIVIRAQVANPDTTLRPGMFARVRLITGERQDAIVVPEQALVPFGSDQFVFRVVDGKAQRVRVDIGQRGDGRVEIRQGLGPEDTVIVAGQLKVRDGVPVVAAPPARPAQAGGAPGAVKGTASAPPSKAGAQADIKG, encoded by the coding sequence ATGAACAAGCCCGCCGCGGTCGCCGTCATCGTCATCCTCGTCGTCGCGGCCGCGGGGAGCGGCTACTGGATGGGCCAGCGCAAGATCGCGTCGTTGCCGGGCGCGTCGGGCCAGCAGGCCGGAGGGAAGGCTGGCCAAGGGGGCGATCCCGTCAAGGGACCGGTGAATGGAGCGGCGGCCCAGGGAGGCGAAGCGGTGACGGTCGAGGCGGCGAAGGTCACGTTGACCGCGCTGCCGCAGGCCATCATCGCGGTCGGCAGCCTCCGCTCCGACGAATCGGTCACCGTCCGGCCCGAAGCGGCGGGCCGCATCAGCGAGATCGGCTTCAAGGAAGGCCAGCGCATCGCGAAGGGCGACATGCTGCTGCGCCTCGACCCCGCGGTGAACGACGCCGAGGTCCTGCAGGCGCGCGCGAATCTCACGCTCGCGAAGACCAAGTTCGACCGCGCGGTCGACCTCGCGAAGAGCAATTTCATCTCGGGACAGGCGCGCGACGAGGCCGAGAACAACCTCAAGGTCGCGCAGGCCGCGCTCGCGCTCTCCGAGGCGAAGCGCGCGAAGATGGAGATCCGCGCCCCGTTCTCCGGCATCGTGGGCCTGCGCTCGGTGTCGGTCGGCGACTACGTGAAGGAGGGCGCCGACATCGTCAACCTCGAGTCGATCGACCCGCTCAAGGTCGACTTCCGCGTGCCCGAGGTGTTCCTGAAGCAGGTGCGCACCGGCCAGCCGCTCGAGATCACGCTCGACGCGCTTCCGGGGCGCAGCTACGCCGGCCGCATCCTGGCGATCAACCCGCTCGTCGACGCCGCCGGCCGCTCGATCGTGATCCGCGCGCAGGTGGCGAACCCGGACACGACGCTGCGGCCGGGCATGTTCGCGCGCGTGCGGCTCATCACCGGCGAGCGGCAGGACGCGATCGTCGTCCCCGAGCAGGCGCTCGTGCCGTTCGGCAGCGACCAGTTCGTGTTCAGGGTCGTCGACGGCAAGGCGCAGCGCGTGCGCGTCGACATCGGCCAGCGCGGCGACGGCCGCGTCGAGATCCGGCAGGGGCTCGGTCCGGAGGACACGGTCATCGTCGCCGGCCAGCTCAAGGTGCGCGACGGCGTGCCGGTGGTCGCTGCGCCGCCGGCACGACCGGCCCAGGCCGGTGGCGCGCCGGGCGCGGTCAAGGGCACGGCGTCGGCGCCGCCGTCGAAGGCCGGCGCGCAGGCCGACATCAAGGGCTAG
- a CDS encoding tripartite tricarboxylate transporter substrate binding protein → MSRRSLTLFRTITGAVLAALLTVAAPGAIPAAGAQAFPSKPVKLVVPFPPGGSLDNVGRLLAQKLSEEWGQQVVVENKPGAGGNIGADAVAKSPADGYTVVMGALSTHAVNPNLYRTMPYDAARDFAPISNVAITPNVLIVSSKSPVHTLKDLIAYAKANPGKTNFGSGSNGSAGHLAGELFKLESGTDVMHIPYKGGAPALQALLAGDTQFMFDNLANAMAQVKGGTVRPIAVTTAQRSRLAPDLPTMAEAGMPGFDISTWFGLLAPAGTPPEVIAKWNAAVVKALNSPDVREKMLAQGAEPSPTTPAEFAAFIAKEREKYARIVKASGAKVD, encoded by the coding sequence ATGAGCCGACGTTCCCTGACTCTCTTCCGAACCATCACCGGCGCCGTGCTCGCCGCCCTGCTGACCGTTGCCGCCCCGGGCGCCATCCCGGCGGCCGGCGCGCAGGCGTTCCCGTCGAAGCCGGTCAAGCTCGTCGTCCCGTTCCCGCCGGGCGGGTCGCTCGACAACGTCGGCCGCCTCCTCGCCCAGAAGCTGTCGGAGGAGTGGGGGCAGCAGGTGGTGGTCGAGAACAAGCCGGGCGCGGGCGGCAACATCGGCGCCGACGCGGTCGCCAAGTCGCCCGCGGACGGCTACACGGTCGTGATGGGTGCACTGTCCACGCACGCGGTCAACCCGAACCTGTACCGGACGATGCCCTACGACGCGGCGCGCGATTTCGCGCCGATCAGCAACGTCGCGATCACGCCCAACGTGCTGATCGTGAGTTCGAAGTCGCCGGTCCACACGTTGAAGGACCTCATCGCCTACGCGAAGGCGAACCCGGGCAAGACCAACTTCGGCTCGGGAAGCAACGGCAGCGCCGGGCACCTCGCGGGCGAACTCTTCAAGCTCGAGAGCGGCACCGACGTGATGCACATCCCGTACAAGGGCGGCGCGCCCGCGCTGCAGGCGCTGCTCGCGGGCGACACGCAGTTCATGTTCGACAACCTCGCCAACGCGATGGCGCAGGTGAAGGGCGGCACCGTGCGGCCGATCGCGGTGACGACGGCACAACGGAGCCGACTCGCGCCCGACCTGCCGACGATGGCGGAGGCCGGGATGCCGGGCTTCGACATCTCGACCTGGTTCGGACTGCTCGCGCCGGCCGGAACGCCGCCGGAGGTCATCGCGAAGTGGAACGCGGCGGTCGTGAAGGCGCTGAACTCGCCCGACGTGCGCGAGAAGATGCTCGCGCAGGGCGCGGAACCGTCGCCGACGACGCCCGCGGAGTTCGCGGCGTTCATCGCGAAGGAGCGAGAGAAGTACGCGCGCATCGTGAAGGCGAGCGGCGCGAAGGTGGACTAG
- a CDS encoding DUF423 domain-containing protein — protein MTARLALALGAILAFAAVALGAFGAHALKSRLAPDSAAVWQTAVLYHGWHALALVGAGLFLMPRPDAAAIAVAAWLFLAGVVLFSGSLYVLALTGVRGFGAVTPFGGVAFLAGWAAFAWGAWRVGS, from the coding sequence ATGACTGCCCGCCTTGCCCTCGCGCTCGGCGCGATCCTCGCGTTCGCGGCGGTTGCCCTGGGAGCGTTCGGCGCGCATGCGCTCAAGTCCCGTCTCGCACCGGACTCGGCGGCGGTCTGGCAGACCGCGGTCCTCTACCACGGCTGGCACGCGCTCGCGCTCGTCGGCGCCGGATTGTTCCTGATGCCGCGTCCCGATGCCGCGGCGATCGCGGTGGCCGCCTGGCTCTTCCTCGCCGGCGTCGTGCTGTTCTCGGGAAGCCTCTACGTTCTTGCGCTGACCGGCGTGCGCGGATTCGGAGCGGTCACGCCTTTCGGGGGCGTCGCGTTCCTCGCGGGCTGGGCCGCGTTCGCGTGGGGGGCGTGGCGGGTTGGGTCGTGA
- a CDS encoding RidA family protein, protein MTIKRHHVGKRMSQSVVHGNTVYLAGQCADDLAADLATQTRQVLATIDRLLGEVGSDKTKILSATVYLRSISDFAAMNAVWEAWVPEGHTPARATVEATLARPEYKVEIVVIAAL, encoded by the coding sequence ATGACCATCAAGCGTCACCACGTCGGCAAGCGGATGTCGCAGAGCGTCGTCCACGGCAACACGGTCTACCTCGCCGGGCAGTGCGCGGACGATCTCGCCGCCGATCTCGCGACCCAGACCCGCCAGGTCCTCGCGACGATCGACCGTCTGCTCGGCGAGGTCGGCAGCGACAAGACGAAGATCCTGTCCGCGACCGTCTACCTGCGCTCGATCTCCGACTTCGCGGCGATGAACGCGGTGTGGGAGGCCTGGGTGCCGGAGGGTCACACGCCGGCGCGCGCGACGGTCGAGGCGACGCTCGCCCGGCCCGAATACAAGGTCGAGATCGTGGTGATCGCGGCGCTCTGA
- a CDS encoding aspartate aminotransferase family protein: MPVTREDFDRLMVPCYAPAAFVPVRGEGSRVWDQQGRMYIDFASGVAVTSLGHCHPAIVRALEQQARTLWHVSNWFTNEPALRLAQRLVDATFADRAFFCNSGAEANEAALKLARRYAHDRHGAHKMRVISTVNAFHGRTLFTVTAGGQAKYSQGFGPSPAGITHVPFNDVAALEAAFRDGGDDICAVILEPMQGEGGMTPGTPEFLLAARRLCTEHRALLILDEIQSGMGRTGALYSYMQKGVVPDILTSAKGLGGGFPVGAMLTTDEIASVFSVGVHGTTYGGNPLACAVAGAVFDIVNTTEVLDGVKARHALFMEGLKAINARRPVFRDLRGEGVWLGCELAEPWRGKAGAVMQAAGEAGLLVLMAGPDVVRIAPSLVISLDEILEGLARLESALNRALT; encoded by the coding sequence ATGCCGGTGACGCGCGAGGACTTCGACCGCCTGATGGTCCCCTGCTACGCGCCGGCGGCGTTCGTCCCGGTGCGCGGCGAAGGTTCGCGCGTGTGGGACCAGCAGGGGCGCATGTACATCGACTTCGCGAGCGGCGTCGCGGTCACCTCGCTCGGCCACTGCCATCCGGCGATCGTGCGGGCGCTCGAGCAGCAGGCGCGCACGCTGTGGCACGTGTCGAACTGGTTCACCAACGAGCCCGCGCTGCGTCTCGCGCAGCGGCTCGTCGACGCGACGTTCGCCGACCGCGCGTTCTTCTGCAATTCCGGCGCCGAGGCGAACGAGGCGGCGCTCAAGCTCGCGCGCCGCTACGCGCACGACCGTCATGGCGCGCACAAGATGCGCGTGATCTCGACCGTCAACGCCTTCCACGGCCGCACGCTCTTCACCGTCACCGCCGGCGGGCAGGCGAAGTATTCGCAGGGCTTCGGCCCGAGCCCCGCGGGCATCACCCACGTGCCGTTCAACGATGTCGCGGCGCTCGAGGCGGCCTTCCGCGACGGCGGCGACGACATCTGCGCGGTGATCCTCGAACCGATGCAGGGCGAAGGGGGCATGACGCCGGGCACGCCGGAGTTCCTTCTGGCCGCGCGGCGCCTGTGCACCGAGCACCGGGCGCTCCTGATCCTCGACGAGATCCAGAGCGGCATGGGGCGCACCGGCGCGCTCTACTCGTACATGCAGAAGGGCGTCGTCCCCGACATCCTGACCTCCGCGAAGGGCCTGGGCGGCGGCTTTCCGGTGGGCGCGATGCTCACGACCGACGAGATCGCGAGCGTGTTCTCGGTCGGCGTCCACGGCACGACCTACGGCGGCAATCCACTCGCCTGCGCGGTGGCCGGAGCGGTGTTCGACATCGTCAACACGACCGAGGTCCTCGACGGCGTGAAGGCGCGCCATGCGTTGTTCATGGAGGGGCTCAAGGCGATCAACGCGCGCCGGCCGGTGTTCCGCGACCTCCGCGGCGAAGGCGTCTGGCTCGGCTGCGAACTCGCGGAGCCCTGGCGCGGCAAGGCGGGCGCCGTCATGCAGGCGGCGGGCGAGGCCGGTCTCCTGGTGTTGATGGCCGGGCCCGACGTCGTGCGCATCGCGCCCTCGCTCGTGATCTCACTCGACGAGATCCTCGAAGGGCTCGCGCGCCTCGAGTCCGCGCTCAATCGCGCGTTGACATGA
- the astA gene encoding arginine N-succinyltransferase, translated as MFVVRPIARDDLPAVLALCERTGAGLTTLPASREPLAERIDRSIASFAGEVPRAEACYVFVLVEPGRGGAAQRVVGISAIEAAVGLKEPWYNYRVGTLVHASRALDVYTAVPTLFLANDHTGHTELCTLFVDQAFRDAGNGPLIAKSRLLFIAEFAERFGAKVIAELRGRVDASGRSPFWEGLGRHFFAMEYTTADYLTGIGQKAFIAELMPRHPVYVNLLPAAAREAIGAVHVDTEPARRMLEQEGFRYDGYIDIFDAGPTVEAFRDTIDAVRRSRVMPVVIETGAAPPEAVRWLVCNRRFEAFRAVLASAPPGIERVPLTSGAAAALGVQQGDDVRAVALAPRDR; from the coding sequence ATGTTCGTCGTCCGCCCGATCGCGCGCGACGACCTGCCCGCCGTGCTGGCGCTCTGCGAGCGCACCGGCGCCGGACTCACGACGCTGCCCGCGAGCCGGGAACCTCTCGCCGAGCGCATCGACCGCTCGATCGCGTCGTTCGCCGGCGAGGTGCCCCGCGCCGAGGCATGCTACGTGTTCGTGCTCGTGGAACCGGGCCGCGGCGGCGCGGCGCAGCGCGTCGTCGGCATCAGCGCGATCGAGGCGGCCGTCGGCCTGAAGGAGCCCTGGTACAACTACCGCGTCGGAACGCTGGTGCACGCCTCGCGCGCGCTCGACGTCTACACGGCCGTTCCGACGCTCTTCCTCGCGAACGACCACACCGGGCACACCGAGCTCTGCACACTGTTCGTCGACCAGGCGTTCCGCGATGCGGGCAACGGCCCGCTGATCGCGAAGAGCCGCCTGTTGTTCATCGCCGAGTTCGCCGAGCGTTTCGGCGCGAAGGTGATCGCCGAACTGCGCGGGCGCGTCGATGCCTCGGGCCGCTCGCCGTTCTGGGAGGGTCTCGGCCGGCACTTCTTCGCGATGGAATACACGACGGCCGACTACCTGACCGGCATCGGCCAGAAGGCGTTCATCGCCGAACTGATGCCGCGCCATCCGGTGTACGTGAACCTGCTGCCCGCCGCGGCGCGCGAAGCGATCGGCGCGGTCCACGTCGACACCGAGCCGGCGCGCCGGATGCTCGAGCAGGAAGGCTTCCGCTACGACGGCTACATCGACATCTTCGATGCCGGCCCGACGGTCGAGGCGTTCCGCGACACCATCGACGCGGTGCGCCGCTCGCGCGTGATGCCGGTCGTGATCGAGACCGGCGCGGCACCGCCCGAAGCGGTGCGCTGGCTCGTGTGCAATCGCCGCTTCGAGGCGTTCCGCGCGGTGCTCGCGAGCGCGCCGCCGGGTATCGAGCGGGTGCCGCTCACGTCTGGCGCCGCCGCGGCGTTGGGGGTGCAGCAGGGCGACGACGTGCGGGCGGTCGCGCTCGCGCCGCGCGACCGATGA
- the astB gene encoding N-succinylarginine dihydrolase, giving the protein MTLDVQFDGLPGPTHNYSGMSPGNLASQKHAGLASNPREAALQGLAKMRALAARGIPQAVLPPQERPHLPTLRALGFGGGDAEVLARAARDAPSLLSAASSAAAMWAANAATVSASADTADGRVHFTPANLVTLLHRSIEAETTTRVLRAIFGDTRRFVVHDPLPSAVPAGDEGAANHTRFAGPSDEDPGIALFVHGRQAFDARASAPRRHPARQTLEASMAVARRHGLDPARTLHVQQHPDAIDAGVFHNDVIAVGQRRTLLVHEGAFVDTAATVAALRERIGSAFRADVVGAGELSIADAVATYLFNGQLVERPQGGLLFVAAAEVRENARASAVLDRWAAPGGPIAEALVLDLRQSMRNGGGPACLRLRVPLTPDERAAIGARVFVDDTLADDLEAWIRRHYRDRLLPSDLADPALLDQSRRALDELLRLLALPPLYAFQRG; this is encoded by the coding sequence ATGACGCTCGACGTGCAGTTCGACGGCCTGCCCGGCCCGACGCACAACTACTCGGGGATGTCGCCGGGCAACCTCGCGTCGCAGAAGCACGCGGGACTCGCGTCGAATCCGCGCGAGGCCGCGCTGCAGGGACTCGCGAAGATGCGCGCGCTCGCCGCGCGCGGCATTCCGCAGGCGGTGCTGCCGCCGCAGGAGCGGCCGCACCTGCCGACGCTGCGCGCGCTCGGCTTCGGCGGCGGCGACGCCGAGGTTCTCGCGCGCGCCGCCCGCGATGCGCCCTCGCTCCTGTCGGCGGCATCGTCCGCCGCGGCGATGTGGGCCGCGAACGCCGCCACCGTGAGCGCTTCCGCGGACACCGCGGACGGCCGCGTGCACTTCACGCCCGCGAACCTCGTCACGCTCCTGCATCGCTCGATCGAGGCGGAGACGACGACGCGCGTGCTGCGCGCGATCTTCGGCGACACGCGCCGGTTCGTCGTGCACGATCCGCTGCCCTCCGCCGTGCCCGCCGGCGACGAAGGCGCCGCGAACCACACGCGCTTCGCAGGACCTTCGGACGAGGATCCCGGCATCGCGCTTTTCGTGCACGGACGGCAGGCGTTCGACGCGCGGGCGAGCGCGCCGCGGCGCCACCCCGCGCGGCAGACGCTCGAGGCGTCGATGGCCGTCGCGCGCCGCCACGGCCTCGACCCCGCGCGCACGCTCCACGTGCAGCAGCACCCCGACGCGATCGACGCCGGCGTGTTCCACAACGACGTGATCGCCGTGGGGCAGCGGCGGACGCTCCTCGTGCACGAGGGTGCGTTCGTCGACACCGCCGCGACGGTCGCGGCGCTGCGCGAGCGGATCGGGTCCGCGTTCCGGGCCGACGTCGTCGGCGCGGGCGAACTGTCGATCGCGGACGCGGTGGCGACCTACCTCTTCAACGGACAACTGGTCGAGCGGCCCCAAGGCGGGCTGCTCTTCGTCGCTGCAGCCGAGGTGCGCGAGAACGCGCGGGCATCCGCGGTGCTCGACCGCTGGGCCGCGCCGGGCGGCCCGATCGCGGAGGCGCTGGTGCTCGACCTGCGGCAGAGCATGCGCAACGGCGGCGGCCCCGCCTGCCTGCGCCTGCGCGTGCCGCTCACGCCGGACGAGCGCGCCGCGATCGGTGCCCGCGTGTTCGTCGACGACACGCTCGCGGACGACCTCGAGGCGTGGATCCGCCGCCACTACCGCGACCGGCTCCTGCCCTCCGACCTCGCCGACCCCGCGCTTCTCGACCAGTCGCGGCGCGCGCTCGACGAACTGCTGCGCCTGCTCGCGCTGCCGCCGCTCTACGCGTTCCAGCGCGGCTGA
- a CDS encoding MFS transporter — MPTLRRRFARHLTGLWLSADFRRMWLSLTITSFGAQVTNLALPLTAAILLHATPLQMGVLVALETLPFALVSLQAGVLIDRVRKLPIVLVANVTRALALAVIPLAAFTHWLSIEVLYAVGFFVGVQNVVGGAAYQVLLAQMAGRRRLVEANAKISLGETGSALVGPGVAGFLIQALTAPFAILADALAFLASALMLRKLKVPTDVPHTGPRPGVVHEIVEGLKLVRGNATLWSLAWLAGLWQLLHHAQLAVLILFATRELGLSAGAIGLVYVFGGAGCIVAAASAERLAARYGVGPMIVHGLTATAIAWQVYGLVSGPAWFATIALGLAMLLFDFGGVMFGIQYLSLRQAITPDRLLGRMTATMRFLTVAAAPLGSLAGGALATVIGLRATLLSIGVLGLLLAGGAMLRSPVRRHLRLPATAEA; from the coding sequence GTGCCGACGTTGCGCCGCCGCTTCGCCCGACACCTGACCGGCCTGTGGCTGTCCGCCGATTTCCGGCGGATGTGGCTGTCGCTGACGATCACCTCGTTCGGCGCGCAGGTGACGAATCTCGCGTTGCCGCTGACGGCCGCGATCCTGCTGCACGCCACGCCGCTCCAGATGGGCGTGCTGGTCGCGCTCGAGACGCTGCCGTTCGCGCTGGTGTCACTGCAGGCGGGCGTGCTGATCGATCGCGTGCGCAAGCTGCCGATCGTGCTGGTGGCGAACGTCACGCGCGCGCTCGCGCTCGCGGTGATCCCGCTCGCCGCGTTCACGCATTGGCTCTCGATCGAGGTGCTGTACGCCGTCGGCTTCTTCGTCGGCGTCCAGAACGTCGTGGGCGGCGCCGCCTACCAGGTCCTGCTCGCGCAGATGGCCGGGCGGCGGCGGCTGGTCGAGGCGAACGCGAAGATCTCGCTGGGCGAGACCGGCTCGGCGCTCGTCGGCCCCGGCGTCGCCGGTTTCCTGATCCAGGCGCTGACGGCGCCGTTCGCGATCCTCGCCGACGCGCTGGCGTTCCTCGCCTCCGCGCTGATGCTGCGCAAGTTGAAGGTCCCGACCGACGTGCCGCACACCGGTCCGCGGCCCGGCGTCGTGCACGAGATCGTCGAGGGGCTGAAGCTCGTGCGCGGCAACGCGACCTTGTGGTCGCTCGCGTGGCTCGCGGGCCTGTGGCAACTGCTGCACCACGCGCAACTCGCGGTGCTGATCCTGTTCGCGACGCGCGAACTCGGGCTGTCCGCCGGCGCGATCGGGCTGGTCTACGTGTTCGGCGGCGCGGGCTGCATCGTGGCGGCGGCCTCGGCCGAACGCTTGGCCGCGCGCTACGGCGTCGGGCCGATGATCGTGCATGGACTCACGGCGACCGCGATCGCCTGGCAGGTCTACGGCCTCGTCTCGGGCCCGGCCTGGTTCGCCACGATCGCGCTGGGACTCGCGATGCTGCTGTTCGACTTCGGCGGCGTGATGTTCGGCATCCAGTACCTGTCGCTGCGCCAGGCGATCACGCCCGACCGGCTGCTCGGCCGGATGACGGCGACGATGCGCTTCCTGACCGTGGCGGCGGCGCCGCTCGGCTCGCTCGCGGGCGGCGCGCTCGCCACCGTGATCGGCCTGCGCGCGACGCTGCTCTCGATCGGCGTGCTGGGCCTCCTGCTCGCGGGCGGCGCGATGCTGCGCTCGCCGGTGCGCCGGCACCTGCGGCTGCCCGCCACCGCCGAGGCGTGA
- a CDS encoding glutathione peroxidase has protein sequence MKSLYDITVDDLAGKPVKLSRFKGKVLLVVNTASECGFTPQYQGLEALYRKLHGEGLEILGFPCNQFGGQEPGTEKQIAAFCEKNYGVTFPMFAKIDVNGANASPLYRHLKAEKKGVLGSEAIKWNFTKFLVDRDGRVVERYAPQTEPKDLEADVRKFL, from the coding sequence ATGAAGAGCCTCTACGACATCACCGTCGACGATCTCGCCGGCAAGCCGGTCAAGCTGTCCCGCTTCAAGGGCAAGGTGCTGCTCGTCGTCAACACCGCCAGCGAATGCGGCTTCACGCCGCAGTACCAGGGCCTCGAGGCACTCTACCGGAAGCTCCATGGCGAGGGCCTCGAGATCCTCGGCTTCCCGTGCAACCAGTTCGGCGGGCAGGAGCCGGGGACCGAGAAGCAGATCGCCGCGTTCTGCGAGAAGAACTACGGCGTGACCTTCCCGATGTTCGCGAAGATCGACGTGAACGGGGCGAACGCCTCGCCGCTCTACCGGCACCTCAAGGCCGAGAAGAAGGGTGTGCTGGGTTCCGAGGCGATCAAGTGGAACTTCACCAAGTTCCTCGTCGACCGCGACGGCCGGGTGGTCGAGCGCTACGCGCCGCAGACCGAGCCGAAGGACCTCGAGGCCGACGTGAGAAAGTTCCTGTGA
- a CDS encoding pirin family protein, protein MPAIVHLVKPRERDLGSFPVRRLLPAAAARSVGPFVFVDHMGPLALAPGEGVDVRPHPHIGLATVTWLWEGALVHRDSLGVVQTIEPGAVNWMTAGRGIVHSERSPPDDRARGPKLHGMQTWVALPREHEDAEPSFAHVAAQDLPEFARDDASIIVIAGHAFGARAPTPTFGDMLNAGATFASAGSLALPADHEERSVYPVDANLAIDGEPLPMHHLGVIEPGRAVTIEARGPARAMLIGGAALDGERYLWWNFVSSSRERIERAKEDWREGRFAMVPGETEFIPLPER, encoded by the coding sequence ATGCCCGCCATCGTTCACCTCGTCAAACCCCGCGAGCGCGACCTGGGCTCGTTCCCGGTCCGCCGCCTGCTGCCCGCCGCTGCCGCGCGCTCGGTCGGCCCGTTCGTCTTCGTCGACCACATGGGCCCGCTCGCGCTTGCGCCCGGCGAAGGCGTCGACGTGCGCCCGCATCCGCACATCGGCCTCGCCACCGTGACCTGGCTGTGGGAAGGCGCGCTCGTGCACCGCGACAGCCTGGGCGTGGTCCAGACGATCGAGCCGGGCGCGGTCAACTGGATGACCGCCGGGCGCGGCATCGTCCACTCCGAGCGCAGCCCGCCGGACGACCGCGCGCGCGGGCCGAAGCTGCACGGCATGCAGACCTGGGTCGCGCTGCCGCGCGAGCACGAGGACGCCGAGCCTTCGTTCGCGCACGTCGCCGCGCAGGACCTGCCGGAGTTCGCGCGCGACGACGCGTCGATCATCGTGATCGCCGGGCACGCGTTCGGCGCGCGTGCGCCGACGCCGACGTTCGGCGACATGCTCAACGCGGGCGCGACGTTCGCGTCGGCCGGTTCGCTCGCGCTGCCCGCCGACCACGAGGAGCGCTCGGTCTACCCGGTCGACGCGAACCTCGCCATCGACGGCGAGCCGCTGCCGATGCACCACCTCGGCGTGATCGAGCCGGGACGGGCCGTGACGATCGAAGCTCGCGGCCCGGCGCGCGCGATGCTGATCGGCGGTGCCGCGCTCGACGGCGAGCGGTACCTGTGGTGGAACTTCGTGTCGAGTTCGCGCGAGCGCATCGAACGCGCGAAGGAGGACTGGCGGGAGGGACGTTTCGCGATGGTGCCCGGCGAGACGGAGTTCATTCCGCTGCCGGAGCGCTGA
- a CDS encoding HIT family protein, which translates to MSDCVFCRLIAGTLPAAFVHRDARVVAFMDAGQVNDGHVIVATARHAATICDIDDDEAAAAFRLAARLARAVRREFGAAGVTILQANEPAGFQTVPHFHLHVLPRHPGDGVGLEWPAKRPPFERLLEISSRVHAALSAPAAE; encoded by the coding sequence ATGAGCGATTGCGTGTTCTGCCGGCTGATCGCGGGCACGCTGCCCGCGGCGTTCGTCCACCGCGATGCGCGCGTCGTCGCGTTCATGGACGCGGGCCAGGTGAACGACGGGCATGTGATCGTCGCGACCGCGCGCCACGCCGCGACGATCTGCGACATCGACGACGACGAGGCGGCCGCGGCGTTCCGCCTCGCGGCGCGGCTCGCGCGGGCGGTCCGCCGCGAGTTCGGCGCGGCCGGCGTGACGATCCTGCAGGCGAACGAGCCCGCGGGTTTCCAGACGGTGCCGCACTTCCACCTGCACGTGCTGCCCCGGCACCCGGGCGACGGCGTGGGGCTCGAATGGCCGGCGAAGCGGCCGCCGTTCGAGCGGCTTCTCGAGATCTCGTCCCGCGTGCACGCCGCGCTCAGCGCTCCGGCAGCGGAATGA